In bacterium, a single window of DNA contains:
- a CDS encoding FAD-dependent monooxygenase, whose translation MSPVHDVVIVGAGPVGLTLAGLLARQGARCLAIDRAAARTDKSKALVLWPRTLELLQSVDAVAPFLAAGSPAVGGRIFSRGRPLAHLDFTRADSAFASALMIPQSETERLLETDALAAGAELWRGAEVLRIAPAADGVRIALRAADGGARELACAWLVGCDGAHSSVRHALGLGFAGAAENEDWMLADVHVGGGLARDEVAIHLHPEGVLAIFPIPPDRFRLIGDLGPARGAHPPEPTMADVQALLDRRGPRGLVAHDPLWLSGFRINDRQVPTYRVGRVFLAGDAAHIHSPAGGQGMNTGMQDAFNLAWKLALTLQGRAKPALLDSYDAERHPVGAMIVRGAGALTRLGTLRHPLARGLRDLALRALGRLPRALDAVTAVLTETAIRYRASPLVRDERPRPPRRGRRAGDRLPELPLRGDRHTLLLPPGGAALAAAVDAAFPGLCDAREVPPALFGAGVAGVVRPDTYIGYLGPARAASVIAHLDSYLVRAP comes from the coding sequence ATGTCGCCCGTCCATGACGTCGTGATCGTCGGCGCCGGCCCCGTCGGGCTGACGCTCGCCGGGCTGCTGGCGCGCCAGGGGGCGCGCTGCCTCGCCATCGACCGCGCCGCCGCGCGCACCGACAAGTCGAAGGCGCTGGTGCTGTGGCCGCGCACCCTGGAGCTGCTGCAGAGCGTCGACGCCGTCGCGCCGTTCCTGGCCGCCGGTTCGCCCGCCGTCGGGGGACGCATCTTCAGCCGCGGGCGGCCGCTGGCGCATCTGGATTTCACCCGCGCCGACAGCGCCTTCGCCAGCGCGCTGATGATTCCGCAGAGCGAGACCGAGCGCCTGCTCGAGACCGATGCGCTGGCCGCCGGGGCCGAGCTGTGGCGCGGCGCCGAGGTGCTGCGGATCGCGCCGGCGGCGGATGGCGTCCGGATCGCGCTGCGCGCCGCCGACGGCGGCGCGCGCGAGCTCGCCTGCGCCTGGCTGGTCGGCTGCGACGGCGCCCACAGCAGCGTGCGCCACGCGCTCGGCCTGGGCTTCGCCGGCGCGGCGGAGAACGAGGACTGGATGCTCGCCGACGTGCACGTCGGCGGCGGCCTGGCCCGCGACGAGGTGGCGATCCATCTCCATCCCGAGGGCGTGCTGGCGATCTTCCCCATTCCCCCCGATCGCTTCCGGCTGATCGGCGACCTCGGCCCGGCGCGCGGCGCGCATCCGCCGGAGCCGACGATGGCCGACGTCCAGGCGCTGCTCGATCGGCGCGGCCCGCGCGGTCTCGTGGCGCACGATCCGCTGTGGCTGTCCGGCTTCCGCATCAACGATCGCCAGGTCCCCACCTATCGCGTCGGCCGCGTCTTCCTCGCCGGCGACGCGGCCCACATCCACAGCCCGGCGGGCGGGCAGGGCATGAACACCGGCATGCAGGACGCCTTCAACCTCGCCTGGAAGCTGGCCCTGACGCTGCAGGGGCGGGCGAAGCCGGCGCTGCTCGATTCGTACGACGCCGAGCGCCACCCGGTGGGGGCGATGATCGTCCGCGGCGCCGGCGCCCTGACCCGCCTCGGCACGCTGCGCCACCCGCTGGCCCGCGGCCTGCGCGATCTCGCGCTGCGCGCGCTGGGCCGCCTGCCGCGCGCCCTGGACGCGGTGACCGCCGTGCTCACCGAGACGGCCATCCGGTACCGCGCCAGCCCGTTGGTGCGCGACGAGCGGCCGCGCCCGCCGCGCCGCGGGCGGCGCGCCGGCGATCGCCTGCCCGAGCTGCCGCTGCGCGGCGACCGGCACACGCTCCTGCTGCCGCCCGGCGGCGCCGCGCTGGCCGCCGCGGTCGATGCCGCGTTCCCGGGTCTGTGCGACGCGCGGGAGGTGCCGCCCGCGCTCTTCGGCGCCGGCGTCGCCGGCGTGGTCCGCCCCGACACCTACATCGGCTATCTCGGGCCGGCGCGCGCCGCGTCCGTCATCGCGCACCTCGATTCGTACCTGGTGCGCGCGCCGTAG
- a CDS encoding HAD family hydrolase — protein sequence MTRAVLFDLGNTLHHLDHGWIAACLSAHGHPTTGRQVHAAEYQGKAAIDARFRARADPGSDASRQTDYVGIILDALGVPPARRPAIAAALHAENQRASLWRVMHDDTPAVLAALRDRGLRLAVVSNADGRVAAALAASGIDRHFAAIVDSHVVGVEKPDPRIFHLALAACDVDPSEALFVGDIYEIDVVGARNAGMEAVLIDQLSLYGEVDCRRIAHLRELLALV from the coding sequence GTGACGCGCGCGGTCCTGTTCGACCTCGGCAATACGCTGCACCACCTCGACCACGGCTGGATCGCCGCCTGCCTCAGCGCCCATGGGCACCCGACCACGGGGCGCCAGGTGCACGCGGCGGAGTATCAGGGCAAGGCCGCGATCGACGCCCGCTTCCGCGCCCGCGCCGATCCGGGCAGCGATGCGAGCCGCCAGACCGACTACGTCGGCATCATCCTCGACGCCCTCGGCGTCCCACCCGCCCGGCGGCCGGCGATCGCCGCGGCGCTGCACGCCGAGAACCAGCGCGCCTCCCTGTGGCGGGTGATGCACGACGACACCCCGGCGGTGCTGGCGGCGCTGCGCGACCGCGGCCTGCGCCTGGCCGTGGTGTCGAACGCCGACGGCCGCGTCGCCGCGGCGCTCGCCGCCTCCGGCATCGATCGCCACTTCGCGGCGATCGTCGACTCGCACGTGGTCGGCGTCGAGAAGCCCGATCCGCGCATCTTCCACCTCGCCCTCGCGGCCTGCGACGTCGATCCCTCGGAAGCCCTCTTCGTCGGCGACATCTACGAGATCGACGTCGTCGGCGCCCGCAACGCCGGCATGGAGGCGGTGCTGATCGACCAGCTCTCGCTGTACGGCGAGGTCGACTGCCGCCGCATCGCCCACCTGCGCGAGCTGCTCGCGCTGGTGTGA
- a CDS encoding CoA transferase, protein MTTVPQGALAGVRVIDMSHQAAGPWCTTLLGDMGADVIKVEKAGRGDSIRHADRSGKLPPHIGGPNFQGLNRNKRGICVDIGEAAGVELIRRLVRDADVFVENFRPGVMDRKGLGFEDLKRINPRLVYCSITAFGETGPMAQKPGMDLILQATGGIMAHTGEEGGPPIKSAPPVADLNTGIYAAYAILGALFARQRTGEGQRVHVAMLDAVLSLFADNAVNVLMEGTHFGRFGSGHPDLVPYQAFPASDGYFIVACLTNAFFKRVCVALGREDWLNDPQMATNPARVARRAEVVETLSAIFRQNTCQHWIDLMEQHDVPSCKVMALHEILADPQIAANGLIHRFDDPTRGPITTLGPPVRMSGTPTQHTRVAPMLGEHTAEVLRELGLDDGEIAALRAGNVIN, encoded by the coding sequence ATGACGACAGTTCCGCAGGGCGCGCTCGCCGGGGTGCGCGTGATCGACATGTCGCACCAGGCCGCCGGCCCCTGGTGCACCACGCTGCTCGGCGACATGGGCGCCGACGTGATCAAGGTCGAGAAGGCCGGCCGCGGCGATTCGATCCGCCACGCCGACCGCTCGGGCAAGCTGCCGCCGCACATCGGCGGCCCCAACTTCCAGGGCCTCAACCGCAACAAGCGCGGCATCTGCGTCGACATCGGCGAGGCCGCCGGCGTCGAGCTCATCCGCCGTCTGGTGCGGGACGCCGACGTCTTCGTCGAGAACTTCCGCCCCGGCGTCATGGACCGCAAGGGCCTCGGCTTCGAGGATCTGAAGCGCATCAATCCGCGCCTGGTCTACTGTTCGATCACCGCCTTCGGCGAGACCGGCCCGATGGCGCAGAAGCCCGGCATGGACCTCATCCTGCAGGCCACCGGCGGCATCATGGCGCACACCGGCGAGGAGGGCGGGCCGCCGATCAAGTCGGCGCCGCCGGTCGCCGATCTCAACACCGGCATCTACGCCGCCTACGCCATCCTCGGCGCCCTGTTCGCGCGCCAGCGCACCGGCGAGGGCCAGCGGGTCCACGTGGCGATGCTCGACGCGGTGTTGTCGCTGTTCGCCGACAACGCGGTGAACGTGCTGATGGAGGGCACGCACTTCGGCCGCTTCGGCAGCGGGCATCCCGATCTCGTGCCCTACCAGGCCTTCCCCGCCAGCGACGGCTACTTCATCGTCGCCTGCCTCACCAACGCCTTCTTCAAGCGCGTCTGCGTGGCGCTCGGCCGCGAGGACTGGCTCAACGACCCGCAGATGGCCACCAACCCGGCCCGCGTCGCGCGCCGCGCCGAGGTGGTGGAGACGCTGAGCGCGATCTTCCGCCAGAACACCTGCCAGCACTGGATCGACCTCATGGAGCAGCACGACGTCCCGAGCTGCAAGGTCATGGCGCTGCACGAGATCCTCGCCGATCCGCAGATCGCCGCCAACGGCCTCATCCACCGCTTCGACGATCCGACGCGCGGCCCCATCACCACGCTGGGGCCGCCGGTGCGCATGTCGGGCACCCCGACCCAGCACACCCGCGTCGCCCCGATGCTCGGCGAGCACACGGCCGAGGTGCTGCGCGAGCTCGGCCTCGACGACGGCGAGATCGCGGCGCTGCGCGCGGGCAACGTGATCAACTGA
- a CDS encoding beta-propeller fold lactonase family protein produces the protein MIGDRPPRRRAARCLCLGWAAIGVVLAAPAGAQFLYVNNNATVNSVSGYAVNLGSGALTPLAGSPFATGGVGGFNADIDSIAVCRNLLFASNGGGNTVSVFTLAGGTGVLTPAAGSPYPTGACPTGLACTPDAQHLYVADFCANTITIFDVNPATGAMTVNAAGPYVLPIGSLSPFDLEIDAAGSRLFVSQDNSANIGVFDIDGSGALTPVAGSPFAAVAMEHGAVLSPNGAFYYVANLGASISGYAVGGGGALTPMAGSPFATAASDLAMTAGGEFLIGANYATNRLGVYAVNPVSGVPAPVAGSPFTTDAVSPGGVASAFGYVFVANGFFNVAANSVSVYRINGVSGALTSVTGSPFARGVTSAATGIVFASGAVCGDGMVELGEQCDDGNAVGGDCCSATCSFEANGSSCADATLCDGDETCDGAGACLPGTPLDCDDGDGCTADSCDDALGCVYDDAPRGGCVAAPQSLLLLKQNGGGKDKLLWKWIKGGAITPAQLADPTASADYALCLYTGGALMASAALPAGARWTGGGKGYKYSDPAGSPGGILKALVKSGSGGKAKVVLKGKGNNLPDPPLGSLAFPVDAQLVNTASGFCVAASFSAGNVVTSSGSTFKAKTP, from the coding sequence ATGATCGGAGACCGTCCGCCGCGCCGCCGCGCGGCGCGTTGCCTGTGCCTCGGCTGGGCCGCCATCGGCGTGGTGCTCGCCGCTCCGGCGGGCGCGCAGTTTCTCTACGTCAACAACAACGCAACGGTGAACTCGGTCAGTGGCTACGCGGTGAACCTCGGCAGCGGCGCCCTGACGCCGCTCGCCGGCTCGCCCTTCGCCACCGGCGGCGTCGGCGGATTCAACGCCGACATCGACAGCATCGCCGTCTGTCGCAACCTGCTGTTCGCCAGCAACGGCGGCGGCAACACGGTCTCGGTGTTCACGCTCGCCGGCGGCACCGGCGTGCTGACGCCGGCCGCCGGCTCGCCGTATCCGACCGGCGCCTGTCCCACCGGCCTGGCGTGCACGCCCGACGCCCAGCATCTCTACGTCGCCGATTTCTGCGCCAACACCATCACCATCTTCGACGTCAATCCGGCGACCGGCGCGATGACCGTCAACGCGGCGGGCCCGTACGTGCTGCCGATCGGCTCGCTCAGTCCGTTCGACCTCGAGATCGACGCCGCCGGCAGCCGCCTGTTCGTCAGCCAGGACAACTCCGCCAACATCGGCGTCTTCGACATCGACGGCAGCGGCGCGCTCACGCCGGTCGCCGGCTCGCCGTTCGCCGCCGTCGCCATGGAGCACGGCGCGGTCCTCAGCCCCAACGGCGCCTTCTACTACGTCGCCAACCTCGGCGCCTCGATCAGCGGCTACGCCGTCGGCGGCGGCGGCGCCCTGACCCCGATGGCGGGCTCGCCGTTCGCCACCGCCGCCTCGGATCTGGCGATGACCGCCGGCGGCGAGTTCCTGATCGGCGCCAACTACGCCACCAACCGGCTCGGCGTCTACGCCGTCAACCCGGTGAGCGGCGTGCCGGCGCCGGTGGCCGGCTCGCCCTTCACCACCGACGCGGTGTCGCCGGGCGGGGTCGCCAGCGCCTTCGGCTACGTGTTCGTCGCCAACGGCTTCTTCAACGTCGCCGCCAACAGCGTCAGCGTCTACCGCATCAACGGCGTCAGCGGCGCGCTGACGTCGGTCACCGGCTCGCCGTTCGCGCGCGGCGTCACCTCGGCGGCGACCGGGATCGTCTTCGCCTCGGGCGCGGTGTGCGGCGACGGCATGGTCGAGCTCGGCGAGCAGTGCGACGACGGCAACGCGGTGGGCGGCGATTGCTGTTCCGCCACCTGCAGCTTCGAGGCGAACGGCAGCTCCTGCGCCGATGCGACCCTGTGCGACGGCGACGAGACGTGCGACGGCGCCGGCGCCTGCCTGCCGGGCACGCCGCTCGACTGCGACGACGGCGATGGGTGCACGGCCGACAGTTGCGATGACGCCCTCGGCTGCGTGTACGACGACGCGCCGCGCGGCGGCTGCGTCGCCGCGCCGCAGTCGCTGCTGCTCCTCAAGCAGAACGGCGGCGGCAAGGACAAGCTGCTGTGGAAGTGGATCAAGGGCGGGGCGATCACCCCGGCGCAGCTCGCCGATCCGACCGCGTCGGCCGACTACGCGCTCTGCCTGTACACCGGCGGCGCGCTGATGGCCTCCGCCGCGCTGCCGGCGGGGGCCAGGTGGACGGGGGGCGGGAAGGGCTACAAGTACAGCGATCCCGCCGGCTCGCCCGGCGGCATCCTCAAGGCGCTGGTGAAGAGCGGCAGCGGCGGCAAGGCCAAGGTGGTGCTGAAGGGGAAGGGCAACAACCTCCCCGACCCGCCCCTCGGCTCGCTCGCCTTCCCGGTCGACGCGCAACTCGTGAACACCGCTTCGGGCTTCTGCGTCGCCGCCAGCTTCTCCGCCGGCAACGTGGTGACCAGCAGCGGGAGCACCTTCAAGGCGAAGACGCCGTAG
- a CDS encoding VOC family protein, with protein MEINGVAHIFLTVSSFDAAVAFYEPLLHFLGLQTVMKFDGLLYCVGGRTAVGIQPAAPERRGERFVQQRVGLHHVCFRARERADVDAAHAFLRERGATIVHPPEEGAWAPGYYSVLFEDPDGIRLEINHVPGKGLLTEA; from the coding sequence ATGGAGATCAACGGCGTCGCCCACATCTTCCTGACGGTGTCGAGCTTCGACGCCGCCGTCGCGTTCTACGAGCCGCTGCTCCACTTCCTCGGCCTGCAGACGGTGATGAAGTTCGACGGGCTGCTGTACTGCGTCGGCGGCCGCACCGCCGTGGGCATCCAGCCGGCGGCGCCGGAGCGGCGCGGCGAGCGCTTCGTGCAACAGCGGGTCGGCCTGCACCACGTCTGCTTCCGCGCCCGCGAACGCGCCGACGTCGACGCCGCGCACGCCTTCCTGCGCGAACGCGGCGCCACCATCGTCCACCCGCCCGAGGAGGGCGCCTGGGCCCCGGGTTACTACTCGGTGCTGTTCGAGGACCCCGACGGCATCCGGCTGGAGATCAACCACGTCCCCGGCAAGGGGCTCCTCACCGAGGCGTAG
- a CDS encoding AMP-binding protein: MSLSVDALGLAYHARARPQAVALIAGDERRTYGELAGRVNRLARALRAAGVGVGDAVGAALPNGCEWFELLNAVGLLGAQLVPIGYRLKGPEIAYMLADSGAKVLLAAAALAPEVDRAAAEIDWPDAHRWVVGAAERGRPYEAVLAAQDEAPLADAFVGGGFNTMIYTSGTTGRPKGIERAADPATAHLALFGMARMWGLGPGDVTLVAGPCYHTGPASYAQVHLLIGGTVVIMPHFDAAAALELIACHRVTNAFMVPTHFSRILQLAAAERARHDLSSVRLIMHSAAPCPAAVKRGILEVFPPGTVTEFYGASEGGFTRITAEEWLRKPGSVGTPWPGHEIHILDDAGRPLPRGEVGLIYVRAPGMQFRYRGAAEQTRAAFRDGMFTAGDLGWLDDDGYLFIADRRTDLVISGGANVYPAEVEGVLAAHPAVADVAVIGVPDPDLGKSVLAVVELRSGATATAEDLIAFCRRDLSHYKCPRRVELVASLPREPQGKVRKRELIERYARPPA, encoded by the coding sequence ATGTCGCTGTCCGTCGACGCGCTCGGCCTGGCGTACCACGCGCGCGCGCGGCCGCAGGCGGTGGCGCTGATCGCCGGCGACGAGCGCCGCACGTACGGCGAGCTGGCGGGGCGGGTGAACCGGCTGGCGCGGGCGTTGCGCGCCGCCGGCGTCGGGGTCGGCGACGCGGTCGGCGCGGCGCTGCCGAACGGCTGCGAGTGGTTCGAGCTGCTGAACGCGGTCGGCCTGCTCGGCGCCCAGTTGGTGCCGATCGGCTATCGCCTCAAGGGGCCGGAGATCGCCTACATGCTCGCCGACTCCGGTGCCAAGGTCCTGCTCGCCGCCGCGGCGCTCGCCCCCGAGGTCGACCGCGCCGCGGCGGAGATCGACTGGCCGGACGCGCATCGCTGGGTGGTGGGCGCCGCCGAACGCGGCCGGCCGTACGAAGCGGTGCTGGCGGCGCAGGACGAGGCGCCGCTCGCCGATGCCTTCGTCGGCGGCGGCTTCAACACCATGATCTACACCTCCGGCACCACCGGCCGGCCGAAGGGCATCGAGCGCGCCGCCGATCCGGCGACGGCGCACCTGGCCCTGTTCGGCATGGCCCGCATGTGGGGCCTCGGCCCGGGCGATGTCACCCTCGTCGCCGGCCCCTGCTACCACACCGGGCCGGCGAGCTACGCGCAGGTGCACCTGCTGATCGGCGGCACGGTGGTGATCATGCCGCACTTCGATGCCGCCGCGGCGCTCGAGCTGATCGCCTGCCACCGGGTCACCAACGCCTTCATGGTGCCGACCCACTTCAGCCGCATTCTGCAGCTCGCGGCGGCGGAACGGGCGCGCCACGACCTGTCCTCGGTGCGGCTGATCATGCACTCCGCGGCGCCCTGTCCGGCGGCGGTGAAGCGCGGCATCCTGGAGGTCTTCCCGCCCGGCACGGTGACGGAATTCTACGGCGCCTCGGAGGGCGGGTTCACCCGCATCACCGCCGAGGAGTGGCTGCGCAAGCCGGGCAGCGTCGGCACCCCCTGGCCGGGGCACGAGATCCACATCCTCGACGACGCCGGCCGACCGCTGCCGCGCGGCGAGGTCGGCCTCATCTACGTGCGCGCGCCGGGCATGCAGTTCCGCTACCGCGGCGCCGCGGAGCAGACGCGGGCGGCATTCCGCGACGGCATGTTCACCGCCGGCGACCTCGGGTGGCTCGACGACGACGGCTACCTCTTCATCGCCGATCGCCGCACCGACCTGGTGATCAGCGGCGGCGCCAACGTCTACCCGGCCGAGGTGGAGGGCGTGCTCGCCGCCCATCCCGCGGTCGCCGATGTGGCGGTGATCGGCGTCCCCGATCCCGACCTCGGCAAGTCGGTGCTGGCGGTGGTCGAGCTGCGGTCCGGCGCCACCGCGACCGCCGAGGACCTGATCGCCTTCTGCCGCCGCGATCTGTCGCACTACAAGTGTCCGCGCCGCGTCGAGCTGGTCGCCAGCCTGCCGCGCGAGCCGCAGGGCAAGGTGCGCAAGCGCGAGCTGATCGAGCGCTACGCCCGGCCGCCGGCGTGA
- a CDS encoding multicopper oxidase domain-containing protein → MRSRAGMSRRALLRAGAAGAAGLALGTTARRATAHSPAAYVPRPDPTQYVLRVGATMQNPDGARAVPAVTADGALPGPTIRAREGDLLRIQVENHLADSPTSIHWHGLLVPAAMDGVPDVSTLPTAPGRVSVYEFPLRQSGTYWWHSHWGFQEQVGLFGPLVIDAADAPAPAHDPVVMLSDWLHRSPAAVFAALRGAAGAATPDARPMAAMKQPMAGTAGGSEAMAGRPMGGMDTPDLSDVTYDAFLLNGKGRNAPWSYAAPVGEAIRLRLVNAAGSTYFRVRLDGHPLRITHADGLAVEPLEVDHLLMGMAECYDAEVVLSTPGAYTLHAVAQDGSGQAVGVLHTPDVAPQANLAMPAFDGRALGYAALRAAAPTTLPDGPQRAFDLPLQGDMARYRWMIAGQAYPDADPLPIREGDRVQVTMRNETGMWHPMHLHGHFFRLLQGGGDRCPLKHTVNVAPGETVRIEFLADNPGNWFFHCHNVYHLEAGMARQFQYAV, encoded by the coding sequence ATGCGGAGCAGAGCGGGAATGTCGCGGCGCGCGCTGCTGCGGGCGGGCGCCGCCGGTGCCGCCGGGCTGGCGCTGGGAACGACGGCGCGCCGGGCCACGGCGCACTCGCCGGCGGCCTACGTGCCGAGGCCCGATCCCACCCAGTACGTGTTGCGGGTCGGCGCGACGATGCAGAACCCGGACGGCGCGCGGGCGGTGCCCGCGGTCACCGCCGACGGCGCCCTCCCCGGCCCGACCATCCGCGCCCGCGAGGGCGATCTGCTGCGCATCCAGGTCGAGAACCACCTCGCCGATTCGCCGACCAGCATCCACTGGCACGGACTGCTGGTGCCGGCGGCCATGGACGGGGTGCCCGACGTCTCCACCCTGCCGACCGCGCCCGGGCGGGTATCGGTCTACGAATTCCCGCTGCGGCAGAGCGGCACCTACTGGTGGCACTCGCACTGGGGCTTCCAGGAGCAGGTCGGCCTCTTCGGCCCGCTGGTGATCGACGCCGCCGACGCCCCCGCGCCGGCGCACGATCCGGTGGTGATGCTCAGCGACTGGCTGCACCGCAGCCCGGCAGCGGTGTTCGCGGCGCTGCGCGGCGCCGCCGGCGCGGCAACGCCGGACGCCAGGCCGATGGCGGCGATGAAGCAGCCGATGGCGGGCACGGCGGGCGGCAGCGAGGCGATGGCCGGCCGGCCCATGGGCGGCATGGACACGCCCGATCTGTCCGACGTGACCTACGACGCGTTCCTGCTCAACGGGAAGGGCCGCAACGCGCCGTGGAGCTACGCGGCGCCGGTCGGCGAAGCGATCCGCCTGCGCCTGGTCAACGCCGCCGGCTCGACCTACTTCAGGGTTCGCCTGGACGGCCACCCGCTGCGCATCACCCACGCCGACGGGCTGGCGGTCGAGCCGCTGGAGGTCGATCACCTGCTGATGGGCATGGCGGAATGCTACGACGCCGAGGTCGTCCTCTCCACGCCCGGAGCCTACACCCTGCACGCGGTGGCGCAGGACGGCTCAGGCCAGGCGGTCGGCGTCCTGCACACGCCGGACGTCGCGCCGCAGGCGAACCTCGCCATGCCGGCGTTCGACGGCCGGGCGCTCGGCTATGCCGCGCTGCGCGCCGCGGCGCCCACCACGCTCCCCGACGGTCCCCAGCGCGCCTTCGACCTGCCGCTGCAGGGCGACATGGCGCGTTACCGCTGGATGATCGCCGGCCAGGCGTATCCCGACGCCGACCCGCTGCCCATCCGCGAGGGCGATCGGGTGCAGGTGACGATGAGGAACGAGACCGGGATGTGGCATCCCATGCACCTGCACGGCCACTTCTTCCGCCTGCTGCAGGGCGGCGGCGATCGCTGCCCGCTCAAGCACACGGTCAACGTCGCCCCCGGCGAGACCGTGCGCATCGAGTTTCTCGCCGACAATCCCGGCAACTGGTTCTTCCACTGCCACAACGTCTACCACCTCGAAGCCGGCATGGCGCGGCAGTTCCAGTACGCGGTGTAG
- a CDS encoding DUF1446 domain-containing protein — protein sequence MTDALRIANCSGFYGDRLSAAREMVEGGPIDVLTGDYLAELTLLILLKDRFRDPNLGYARTFLRQLEEVAASCLQRGIKIVVNAGGLNPAGCAAAARALYERLGLRATVAHVEGDDLMPRLDALQAAGERFVHLDKGVPLADLQAPVMSANAYLGGFGIAAALERGADLVICPRVTDAALVVGPAAWRFRWRRDDWDALAGAVVAGHIIECGAQCTGGNYAFFAEVPRLHRPGFPIAELRADGSCVITKHPGSDGLVSVGTVTAQLLYEIGGPAYANPDVTARFDTIAVEQEGPDRVLVRGVRGEPPPPTTKVCINHAGGWKNAMTFILTGLDIEAKARLAEETLWDLLGGRAQFAESRVTLRRGDRPDPGSNEEAFAYLTIAVRDADQQKVGRRFSGAAIEMALASYPGFTGTGPPGDASQVGVFWPALVASQALEHRVVIGDEAIAIPPVTLPAAFTPPAAAAPSLPRAPGGPTRAVPLGVLCGARSGDKGGNANVGVWARTPEAYAWLASFLTVARVRELIAEARELPVERYELPNLLALNFVVRGLLGDGVAASLRSDPQAKTLGEYLRAKVVEVPESLL from the coding sequence ATGACCGACGCCCTTCGCATCGCCAACTGCTCCGGTTTCTACGGCGATCGCCTGAGCGCGGCGCGGGAGATGGTCGAGGGCGGGCCGATCGACGTGCTGACCGGCGATTACCTCGCCGAGCTGACGCTGCTGATCCTGCTCAAGGACCGCTTCCGCGACCCGAACCTCGGCTACGCCCGCACCTTCCTGCGCCAGCTCGAGGAGGTGGCGGCGAGCTGCCTGCAGCGCGGCATCAAGATCGTGGTCAACGCCGGCGGGCTCAATCCGGCCGGCTGCGCGGCGGCGGCGCGCGCGCTGTACGAGCGGCTGGGGCTGCGCGCCACGGTGGCGCACGTCGAGGGCGACGATCTCATGCCGCGGCTCGACGCGCTGCAGGCGGCGGGCGAGCGCTTCGTCCATCTCGACAAGGGCGTGCCGCTCGCCGACCTGCAGGCGCCGGTGATGAGCGCCAACGCCTACCTCGGCGGGTTCGGCATCGCGGCGGCGCTCGAGCGCGGCGCCGACCTGGTGATCTGTCCGCGGGTCACCGACGCGGCGCTGGTGGTCGGTCCGGCCGCCTGGCGCTTCCGCTGGCGGCGCGACGACTGGGACGCGCTCGCCGGCGCCGTCGTCGCCGGCCACATCATCGAGTGCGGCGCCCAGTGCACCGGCGGCAACTACGCCTTCTTCGCCGAGGTGCCGCGCCTGCACCGCCCGGGGTTCCCGATCGCCGAGCTGCGCGCCGACGGCAGTTGCGTCATCACCAAGCACCCGGGCAGCGACGGCCTGGTGTCGGTCGGCACGGTGACGGCGCAACTGCTGTACGAGATCGGCGGCCCGGCGTACGCCAACCCCGACGTCACGGCGCGCTTCGACACCATCGCGGTCGAGCAGGAGGGCCCGGATCGGGTGCTGGTGCGCGGCGTGCGCGGCGAGCCGCCGCCGCCGACCACCAAGGTGTGCATCAACCACGCCGGCGGCTGGAAGAACGCGATGACCTTCATCCTCACCGGCCTCGACATCGAGGCCAAGGCGCGGCTCGCCGAGGAGACCCTGTGGGACCTGCTCGGCGGGCGGGCGCAGTTCGCCGAGTCGCGGGTGACCCTGCGCCGCGGCGATCGCCCCGATCCGGGCAGCAACGAGGAGGCGTTCGCCTACCTCACGATCGCGGTGCGCGATGCGGACCAGCAGAAGGTCGGCCGGCGCTTCAGCGGCGCCGCCATCGAGATGGCGCTCGCCAGCTATCCGGGCTTCACCGGCACGGGCCCGCCGGGAGACGCCTCGCAGGTCGGCGTCTTCTGGCCGGCGCTGGTGGCCTCGCAGGCCCTCGAGCATCGCGTCGTGATCGGCGACGAGGCGATCGCCATTCCGCCGGTGACGCTGCCGGCGGCGTTCACGCCGCCGGCGGCGGCGGCGCCGTCGCTGCCGCGCGCGCCCGGCGGGCCGACGCGCGCCGTGCCGCTCGGCGTCCTCTGCGGCGCGCGCTCGGGCGACAAGGGCGGCAACGCCAACGTCGGCGTCTGGGCGCGCACGCCGGAGGCCTACGCCTGGTTGGCGTCGTTCCTCACCGTCGCGCGCGTGCGGGAGCTGATCGCCGAGGCGCGCGAGCTGCCGGTCGAGCGGTACGAGCTGCCGAACCTGCTGGCGCTCAACTTCGTCGTGCGGGGCCTGCTGGGCGACGGCGTCGCCGCCTCGCTGCGCAGCGACCCGCAGGCGAAGACCCTCGGCGAGTACCTGCGCGCCAAGGTGGTGGAGGTGCCGGAGAGCCTGCTGTAG